The genome window ataattaaacaaaaatatactataattcTAATAAATATTGCGGGTCTCAAAACTCAGAAGCCCTGTCCGGGTCTTCGAGCACTTTATGATCATTTGAGAGTAAATACGACTAAATCGATGGCTGGATCCCGATGTTCTTTTACcagatttttcttttcattatGACACCCTTTCGCTATTAACCtcaaatcattttatatatacCCATCtcaaatcaatttttttctaacgaaattgaatttttcatttattatacgTATGAAACGAATCGTTAATATTGACATCATTCGAGTTGAACCGACTTGGTCCTCATCATTTGCCCAATACCTGCATGTTTTGATCGATCAAAAGTACAGAAGTCTTTATTTTCACGATATTTCTCAACTGACATGGACCTTTTCGAACAAATTTTTGTTAGCCGTCTTGCCGTTCGAAACTTCAAGTTCAAATTACCAGAAGGATTGACTCTTTCGGGTACAGAAATGATAGTCTGTACTAATATGAATCAGACTCTGAATCTGAATGGAGTTGGAACCATGAAAAATAAGCAAACAATTTTCAAGAAAACGACCACGACGACTGTGATGTGTGTGTGGGTGCGCGCGTGTGACGATTATGGTCATGGCACTCGGTTTGGAAAAAATGGTCATCGGATGCATTAATAAGGGATTATATGGAATTATTTGCATTTTTTAGTTGACTTGCGTGTTGCAGGTCTTCCAATATCGAGCAGAACTTCGACTATATAAGTGTGGTAAGATTGTATGAATTATTACACACAGCTTTTGAATTATACTACCGTAATGTACAAGATGTCTAAGCTAAGTTTTATGCAGTTTGTATTTCTGTTTATTGGGATCTTCGTGCTTGCCTTCAAGACACCAGGTTTAGTTCTCTCTTTCTCCAACATGATCCGTCACCTGTTAGAGTACATCAACATGGACATTTGGTTCATGATTAATGAGCCTCGTTAATAGGAATCAAAACCTCAAACCCATATGTTAGTGTTTGGATTAGCCATTTTGTGGAATGGAATGTGAACTCCATTTCCACTTAATACCTCTCGATCCCATTCTCGATTCCCATTCTCATCTACCATTCAAAAGCCCCCAGTATTGTTGCACCCAAGATATTTATCCGTCTTTCCGACCAACTTGTGTTATATTTCAATCAGTTATGGTGGTCGTTTATATTCTGATCGTTATGATTTCTTTtctattagtttattttttagcGAGTAAAGTGttgcatatatattttgaataatacgGATATTGGTTAATTAGTAAGAAGAGTGTTCCTATACTTATCGATTGATGCATTTTAATTTACAGGAGCACAGTCTATAGGTGTGTGTTATGGGAGAAACGGAAATAATTTACCGAATGCACAAGCGACAATAAATTTGTTCAGGGCCAATGGTATCGGAAGAATGAGGCTTTACGATCCAGTTCAGCCAGTACTTCAAGCTCTCAGAGGATCGAATATAGAGCTCATTCTTGACGTACCAAACACGCAGCTTCGATCCCTTCAAAATCCTGCTGCAGCAAGAACTTGGGTTCGAGATAATGTTCAAAATTACATTCCAGGAGTTAGATTTCGTTACATTGCTGTTGGAAACGAAGTTGATCCTAACAATGGTGGTACTTCGCAGTATGTTAATCTTGTCCTTCCCGCGATGAGAAATATACATGATGCAATCGTGGCAGCAGGACTGCAGAATCAAATTAAGGTTTCCACCGCGACATATTCAGGTCTCACCAGTGGATTTCCTCCGTCACAAGGTGCTTTTCGGGATAATGTAAAAGGGTTCATTGAGCCGATCATTCGGTTTTTAGCCCAAAACAATTTGCCACTGCTAGCAAACATATACCCTTATTTCAGCTACCTAGGGACTCCACAGGGTGATCTTCAGTATGCTCTTTTTACAGCACCAAATGTGGTCGTGACAGATTCGGTTGGTAATCGTCAGTACAGGAACCTATTTGATGCCTTGTTGGATACTTTGTATTCGGCTGTTGAGAGATCAGGAGGTCCGAACATCGAGATCGTCGTTTCGGAGAGTGGATGGCCTTCTTCAGGTGGTACTGAGGCAAGTGCACAAAATGCAGGAACTTATTACAGGAATTTGATCAATCACGTTAGACAAAATGGGACGCCAAAGAGACAGGGGAGACCTATAGAAACTTACTTGTTTGCTATGtatgatgaaaacctcaagggAGGAGCAGAGACTGAGAAACATTTTGGCCTTTTCAACCCCACAAATCAGCAGCCAAAATACCAACTTAGGTTCTGagctataattttaaaattttttatgtacTAAACAATAAGGCCCAAATGGCCATTatggagaaaataaaaaaacaagaaatgtaTCATGTTTGGGATCAGTTTGTTTGCAAGCTGCTccataagagcatcttcaacaaTGATATATGTATGTTTTTATCATCATATATGAGAAAAGAATTTCCTATAATGTTATTCAATTGTTTTAGTTATGAAATTTGTATTGATTACGGATGTGAAGAcacttgtttttttatatatttattcaccTTTTACACTTGATACATGATCAGAaatatgttaattatattttttaaatttgtttcaaaaattatttaccCATATATCTGAAAAGTTAGTTGCTAGCAAATATTTATCCATATTTTAGCCACTTAGGAGCTCCTCAGAAAAATCTTCAATATGCACTGTTTACATCACCAAATGTGCTTGTAACAGATCCGTTTGGTAATCGTCCATACTGGAACCTTTTTGATGCATTGTTAGATACTATCTATTCGGCTGTTGAGAGATCAGGATGTCCGAATGTCGAGATTATTGTGTCGGAGAGTGGATGGCCTTCTTCAGGTGATGTATATGCAAGTGCAGAAAATGCAGGAACTTATACTCGGAATTTGATCAATCAGTACGTCAAAAGAAATGGGACACCAAAGAGACCAGGCGATCCAAGTATCTGTCTTGTAATAAAGGAATAAGGCCCATTATCAAGGATATGGACTAGGTAACCAATACAGTCATGTTAATATCAGTGCTAAGAATATGTCTGGGATACTTTATCTTGTATAATAAAGGAATAAGGCCCATTATGAAGGATATGGACCAGGTAATGTGATAAGAATACATGCAAAACATGCATGAAAAACATGCAAGAACATCTGCTCACTTGCATAATTGCATTCAAGATAAGTAAAACCTGAATCCTAAAACCCGAGAAATTTTACTTTATTCATTCAGGTTACCAATACTTCCAATAACAAAGGCTATCTTCCCTGATCTAAAACCCTGTTCGAGAAGGCCTATCGCTGGTTCGTTCTATTGTCTCGCTCCAACTCCAGTTTTTCAGCCGGGGGCGAAGCTACATAGGGGCCACAACGGGCCATGCCCATGCCCCCCCTAAAGTTCCCATAATGTTATAATTTgtgtaaaataattttgaaaaaattatattttatctacatatttatataaatataaaaatttggcccccctaaaaaaatatttgttcgctccaaaaaaatatttaatattataaaataaagttttaattctctaattcatgtattagaccaaatttaaaaataaaaataaacaaaaatatgaatatacatacaattatactatttttttaaaaaatgtagaaTGTAATATGTGATAAAGTTAAATGTCAATAtggttcttttaaaaaaataagaatcttTGGTGAAGGTCTGAGAAACTTATACCCCACTTCTCATTATCGTAATATAGAGTAAGTCCTGGTGTATtatcagtttttttaattaatattaatattaatattaatattgattttaCTCGTCGTCAATTCAAATTTCATCATCAAGTAAcatttttacttgtttaaacTGTAACTTGTCATCTTCTAAATAAGCATAATGTTGTTTTTGTAAGGTTAATAGGCATAATATGTAGTTTTTGAggtattgttaaaattttacttgcttctattcataatataatttcatttaatgTGTATTAAttgctaattaaaaattactgtATAAGTTAGAGTTATTATGATGAGTTTCCCgataattttatacttatttatatatttaaagataaatagttaaatatttcagttgacacaattatatatttgatatcttGATTTATAAGAACGCAAAGTTgtactagtatttttgtatttatagaAATTTTTTGGCCCCCCTTATAGATGTTTGCTGGTTTCGTCCCTGTTTTATTGTGTAGTTTAGATTATAGCACAAATTCAGGATATATAATATTAGCTATACCCTACTACATGACCAAGGAAACTCGTGGTTAGTAGTTCTCCACAAAACATTCAACTTCTTTGAGTTTAAACCTTCCACTTGCATGCATCCCTCCCATTGGACACGCACAAGTTCCGGTCCTTCGCAGTACCAACCTTTTTGTCAATACCTCGTAGCAGGAACTGGCCTGATCAGTTTATTACTTGGTTGCCGCTTCTTAGTCTCCCTAATATAAGCTGAATAAGAACATTAGAAGAGTACAAAACTCTTTGAGCATCTCTGATGGGCATTTTAAACAAATTcttaattctaaatttaaagagcaaatcaagaattAGTGCTCCAATGAGCTTTTGGAagctcttaattttttatttataatataatattaatctcCCTCCAATTTTTCATCtgtcatttatataaaataaatataaaacggGAATATTGAGTAGTATTTGAGTTTTTACATTTTCCAATGTATTAATTTACTagaaattacattttatattattattgaagaAATGATTTAGGAACACCATTGGAGACTAAAATAACGACATTTACGTgtcattatttgaaaatatgtaaaattcatAGTACTTTCAATAAATATAGACAATCCTGTTTGTTAGTCACAGTTATACATTAGATTATTCTGAGTACACGCACTCCCCATATTAGGTTTCATGAACAAactatttctaaaaataataaatactatTAATAATAAGTTTCTTTCTTGGTTCCGCTCTTAATGAATAGGAAAAAGATTCCGTATCATAATTTGTAAAATTGATGATCTAAATATCACATCTTCAAAAGATGATCCCAAATATCACAATAAAATGTATGTGATGTTAGGGTTCTTCAATTGGAATGCTCCATGATGTAAATTTTTAgcgtatatttttatatgagtgtattttatttgggttttcaaaaagatgGTCAAACTAAcgttatttaatattatataatctagCGTTATTATTCTAGGGGTTTCTAATTGTTTTTTCTACCTCTTCATTTCAGTAGAAAAAGGTATAAACACGACAAATATAGCATTTATGTgttcttcaaaaaaattaaaattattaaataatataatatttaagatcatattttcaagaaattatatTTGAGATCTAATGAGGCAACACCCTATGGAATATGTATAGCTAGTCTCGACCATGGAAAATAAGCAAATCAGACATACTACTTTTCAAAGAAAACGACCACGTAAAATGACCGACTCCCATATATTACGACAACACTTATGGAACGCGTTCGGAAAGAACTGGTCACCGAACGTATACATTACTTTTATGTATTGGTCTCTAGGATTTTAACGGATTATTGGAAATTGCATGCTCCTCAGGGAATTATGTGCTCTTTTACTTGACTTCATTTGCAAGTCTTTTGGACTTGCGACTATATAAGTGTACTAACATTGCATGAATTAGTACACCAAGCATTTCAAGCTCTACGTACCTTTCTATAAACTTTTATAATGTACAACTTTTCGATGTCGAAGCCAAGGTTTTCGCAATCTGTATGTCTGGTTATAGGGATCTTCATGCTTGCCTTTCAGACACCAGGTCTAGTTCTCTCCGTTTCTCGAACACATAGGCGGATCTTAGAAGGGGCAAGATGGGGCAACTGACccccttaaattttttttaatattattcatatttttaggttgtaaaattgaatttgaccctcttaatttttttgtgaccccttttaattttttttacaaaaaaagttGACCCCCTTAATTTTATAGTCAGATCCGCCACTGCTCGAACACGTCAAGTTGTACTCTTTATACGACATCTGGCTATAGTGATCGGTTATATTCAATTATTATGAACGTATAATGCCTAGTCAACAGGCCCgcactcttttttttatttttgctattGTGAAATGCTAACACTTGCTGTATTTTGATATCCAGGAGCGCAATCTGTAGGTGTTTGCTATGGGAGAGATGGAGATAATTTACCGAATGAACAGCGAACAATTGATTTGTTCAGGGACAATGGTATCGGAAGAATGAGACTTTACGAACCAGTTCCTGCAGCACTTCAAGCTCTCAGAGGATCAAACATAGAAGTCATTCTTGGCGTACAAAACCCGCAGCTTCAATCCCTTCAAACTGCTGAAGGAGCAAGTGCCTGGGTTCGAGACAATGTTCAAAATTACATGCCAGGAGTTAAATTTCGTTACATTGCTGTCGGAAACGAAGTTGATCCTAATAGTGGTAATGCCCCGTTTGTTGGTCTTCTCCTTCCCGCTATAAAAAATGTGCATCAAGCAATTGTAGACGCGGGGCTGCAGGATCAAATCAAGGTTTCCACCGCGACATACTCAGCTGTCGTCCAAGGATTTCCTCCTTCACAGGGCTCATTCAAGAATAAAGACTTCATGGAGCCGATCATTCAGTTTTTAGCACAAAATAATCTGCCGTTGCTAGCAAATATTTACCCTTATTTTAGCAACCTATATAATTCTAAAAAAGATCTTCCATACGCTCTCTTTACAGCACCGAATGTGGTTGTGACAGATCCGGTTGAGAATCGCGAATACAGGAACCTTTTTGATGCA of Daucus carota subsp. sativus chromosome 3, DH1 v3.0, whole genome shotgun sequence contains these proteins:
- the LOC108211578 gene encoding glucan endo-1,3-beta-glucosidase-like; translated protein: MNYYTQLLNYTTVMYKMSKLSFMQFVFLFIGIFVLAFKTPGAQSIGVCYGRNGNNLPNAQATINLFRANGIGRMRLYDPVQPVLQALRGSNIELILDVPNTQLRSLQNPAAARTWVRDNVQNYIPGVRFRYIAVGNEVDPNNGGTSQYVNLVLPAMRNIHDAIVAAGLQNQIKVSTATYSGLTSGFPPSQGAFRDNVKGFIEPIIRFLAQNNLPLLANIYPYFSYLGTPQGDLQYALFTAPNVVVTDSVGNRQYRNLFDALLDTLYSAVERSGGPNIEIVVSESGWPSSGGTEASAQNAGTYYRNLINHVRQNGTPKRQGRPIETYLFAMYDENLKGGAETEKHFGLFNPTNQQPKYQLRF
- the LOC108211445 gene encoding glucan endo-1,3-beta-glucosidase-like — translated: MYNFSMSKPRFSQSVCLVIGIFMLAFQTPGAQSVGVCYGRDGDNLPNEQRTIDLFRDNGIGRMRLYEPVPAALQALRGSNIEVILGVQNPQLQSLQTAEGASAWVRDNVQNYMPGVKFRYIAVGNEVDPNSGNAPFVGLLLPAIKNVHQAIVDAGLQDQIKVSTATYSAVVQGFPPSQGSFKNKDFMEPIIQFLAQNNLPLLANIYPYFSNLYNSKKDLPYALFTAPNVVVTDPVENREYRNLFDALLDTMYSAVESSGGQNIEIVVSESGWPSSDGADATPQNAETYYKNLIEHVKGNGTPKRQGKAIETYLFAMYDENLKGGDATEKFFGLFNPENQQPKYQLSF